The following are encoded together in the Hoplias malabaricus isolate fHopMal1 chromosome 3, fHopMal1.hap1, whole genome shotgun sequence genome:
- the LOC136692954 gene encoding uncharacterized protein isoform X1: MTGMPDDRRPSHAVILLFTVNTLLRCVRGDGDSSANEAASEVKYAVIGAGIGLVLVICFIGIKICMIKKHMLDNDPSEDSLRRPSVRCSETEGRTS; encoded by the exons ATGACTGGAATGCCTGATGACAGAAGACCATCTCACGCTGTTATTCTCCTCTTCACAGTCA ACACGTTACTGAGGTGTGTGAGAGGAGATGGCGACTCCTCTGCAAATGAAGCGG CCTCAGAAGTGAAATACGCCGTGATAGGAGCAGGGATTGGATTGGTCCTTGTGATCTGCTTCATCGGTATAAAGATCTGCATGATTAAAAAACACATGCTCGACAATGACCCCTCGG AGGACTCACTGAGAAGACCGTCTGTGAG ATGCAGCGAGACAGAAGGCAGGACCTCCTGA
- the LOC136692954 gene encoding uncharacterized protein isoform X3 — MTGMPDDRRPSHAVILLFTVNTLLRCVRGDGDSSANEAEPSSCLTLGLLSFPHRGLTEKTVCEMQRDRRQDLLKTETKHQQIKALL, encoded by the exons ATGACTGGAATGCCTGATGACAGAAGACCATCTCACGCTGTTATTCTCCTCTTCACAGTCA ACACGTTACTGAGGTGTGTGAGAGGAGATGGCGACTCCTCTGCAAATGAAGCGG AACCGTCCTCCTGTCTAACCCTGGGGCTCCTTTCCTTTCCTCATAGAGGACTCACTGAGAAGACCGTCTGTGAG ATGCAGCGAGACAGAAGGCAGGACCTCCTGAAGACAGAAACAAAGCATCAACAGATAAAAGCCCTGCTTTGA
- the LOC136692954 gene encoding transmembrane protein 273-like isoform X2, which yields MTGMPDDRRPSHAVILLFTVNTLLRCVRGDGDSSANEAEVKYAVIGAGIGLVLVICFIGIKICMIKKHMLDNDPSEDSLRRPSVRCSETEGRTS from the exons ATGACTGGAATGCCTGATGACAGAAGACCATCTCACGCTGTTATTCTCCTCTTCACAGTCA ACACGTTACTGAGGTGTGTGAGAGGAGATGGCGACTCCTCTGCAAATGAAGCGG AAGTGAAATACGCCGTGATAGGAGCAGGGATTGGATTGGTCCTTGTGATCTGCTTCATCGGTATAAAGATCTGCATGATTAAAAAACACATGCTCGACAATGACCCCTCGG AGGACTCACTGAGAAGACCGTCTGTGAG ATGCAGCGAGACAGAAGGCAGGACCTCCTGA
- the vstm4b gene encoding V-set and transmembrane domain-containing protein 4 translates to MEFSAVLTLFLSSVLFGDVCRCLNVTVTPSPFTVASKGENVTLSCVVAQRRKSESLPVVRWMFQPVGGGDEQLVARVNMRRAKFYGNYTKSFPKPKMKLTVVKQGKIYNLLILNVSSSDRGLYSCRVQEFKQHKDRWRASSNSTAATELQVHILPGSSASDGLWSLFEDVYLCAVLICSVGLLCMCFFTVAVSCQYLHRERHLKENYHLVKSPQNSSGETVTSVVSLSPALPKKQRKYKTKKTVEREEVPPEIPAKAPITDKLRRPKLLKPQPRKIVLPRITEESLTYAELELVKPLPDNKTSKTGTVYAQILFEDKTV, encoded by the exons ATGGAGTTCTCCGCGGTGCTAACGCTCTTCCTGAGTAGTGTTCTCTTCGGAG ATGTCTGCCGATGCCTGAATGTCACGGTCACTCCGTCTCCGTTCACGGTGGCATCCAAGGGTGAGAACGTGACCCTCTCCTGTGTGGTGGCCCAGAGGAGGAAGTCTGAGAGTCTCCCGGTGGTGCGCTGGATGTTTCAGCCTGTGGGAGGTGGCGACGAGCAGCTGGTGGCCAGAGTGAACATGAGGCGAGCCAAGTTCTACGGAAACTATACCAAGAGCTTCCCCAAGCCGAAAATGAAGCTGACGGTGGTGAAGCAGGGGAAGATCTACAACCTCCTCATCCTCAACGTCAGCAGCAGCGACCGAGGCCTGTACAGCTGCAGGGTCCAGGAGTTTAAACAGCACAAGGACCGATGGAGAGCGTCCAGCAATTCCACGGCGGCTACAGAACTACAAG TGCACATCCTCCCAGGGTCCAGTGCCAGTGACGGACTGTGGAGTCTGTTTGAAG atgtgtatttgtgtgcggTGTTGATCTGCAGTGTGGGGCTGCTgtgcatgtgttttttcactgtgGCTGTGAGCTGCCAGTATCTGCATAGGGAGAGACACCTGAAAG AAAATTATCATTTGGTCAAGAGTCCTCAGAACag CTCTGGGGAGACAGTCACTAGCGTGGTCAGTCTGTCTCCAGCTCTACCgaagaaacagagaaaatacAAGACCAAGAAAACTGTGGAACGGGAGGAGGTGCCTCCAGAGATCCCGGCGAAAG CACCAATCACGGACAAACTCCGGAGGCCAAAGCTTTTGAAACCTCAGCCCAGAAAGATCGTTTTG CCAAGGATCACAGAGGAGAGTCTGACGTATGCCGAGCTAGAGCTGGTCAAGCCTTTACCGGACAACAAAACGTCCAAGACGGGGACCGTCTACGCCCAAATACTGTTTGAGGACAAAACAGTGTAA